A window of Haloarchaeobius litoreus contains these coding sequences:
- the leuS gene encoding leucine--tRNA ligase, with protein sequence MTYDPQTLESEWRDRWRSEGRYEANPDAVADEDPTFVTVPYPYPSGGMHIGHARTYTVPDVYARYRRQQGDNVLFPIAWHVTGTPIIGAVERLKKREPEQMDVLKNTYNVPEETLQDLETPMGFARHFIEEHYKKGMKRLGISVDWRREFTTNDERYSKFITWQYETLRERGLLEKGLHPVKYCTNEDQPVTTHDILEGEEAEFQEYTLVKFETEIDGADVVAPMATLRPETVRGVTNAFVDPDADYVVAEVDGEFWFVSASAAEKLRLQGHEVETRYEYAGRDLVGKRVTNPVTGDDVLVLPAGFVDADNATGVVMSVPAHSPDDYLALQEAKEAADDMAEYGIDADEVRGIEPVPILTIEGYGDIPAKDAVESAGIDSSEDPGLKAVTQDLYNAEFHSGELLDSYGEFAGGVVEDVRDEFKQSYLGTAFGTMQEFSEEVVCRCGGDVEVAQQDTWFLRYNDPDWKGKTHEAVANLDAIPENTREQYDHTIDWLNEWPCIRNYGLGTRLPWDQDFVIEPLSDSTLYMSYYTIAHRIDEVEPEAMDREFFDTLFYGPEAVDDPDETALSLREEWDYWYPVDYRCSANDLVNNHLTFYLFHHAELFDQPNWPQGITVMGMGLLEGEKMSSSKGHVVLPGEAIDRYGADTVRFFLMNSAEPWQDFDWRADQVTSTRDQLDRFWRRAEELIGDGDVPEPVDASDADDLQRIDRWLLSKLQDTIGIVTESMENFETRSASQAAFYDFQENLRWYRRRTDTEREGARRTRRTVLEARLRMLAPFVPYMANDLHEQLAGEPAEDAPWPSVDEALVDPQVEVEESLVADLTDDVRDIVDVTDTDPETVRVYVAADWKHDVFAQVVDTGPDVGAVMGQVMSDPDLRERGDAVNDLVQDLVAFVRERDDGTLETLAGLDEAAVYAEALDALEREYDATVELYREDDDDVVDPGGKAGQAIPFRPAVHIE encoded by the coding sequence ATGACCTACGACCCGCAGACACTCGAATCGGAGTGGCGGGACCGCTGGCGGAGCGAGGGGCGCTACGAGGCGAATCCCGACGCCGTCGCGGACGAGGACCCCACATTCGTCACGGTGCCCTACCCGTACCCCAGCGGCGGGATGCACATCGGGCACGCCCGGACGTACACCGTGCCGGACGTCTACGCGCGATACCGACGCCAGCAGGGCGACAACGTCCTCTTCCCCATCGCGTGGCACGTCACCGGCACGCCCATCATCGGTGCGGTCGAGCGCCTGAAGAAGCGCGAGCCGGAGCAGATGGACGTGCTCAAGAACACGTACAACGTCCCCGAGGAGACCCTGCAGGACCTGGAGACGCCGATGGGCTTCGCCCGGCACTTCATCGAGGAGCACTACAAGAAGGGGATGAAGCGCCTCGGCATCTCGGTCGACTGGCGACGCGAGTTCACGACGAACGACGAGCGCTACTCGAAGTTCATCACCTGGCAGTACGAGACGCTCAGGGAGCGCGGCCTGCTGGAGAAGGGGCTGCACCCGGTCAAGTACTGCACGAACGAGGACCAGCCGGTGACGACCCACGACATCCTGGAGGGCGAGGAGGCCGAGTTCCAGGAGTACACGCTGGTCAAGTTCGAGACCGAGATCGACGGGGCCGACGTCGTCGCGCCGATGGCGACGCTCCGACCGGAGACCGTTCGTGGGGTGACGAACGCGTTCGTCGACCCCGACGCCGACTACGTGGTCGCGGAGGTCGACGGCGAGTTCTGGTTCGTCTCCGCGAGCGCCGCCGAGAAGCTCAGACTCCAGGGTCACGAGGTCGAGACCCGCTACGAGTACGCGGGCCGCGATCTCGTCGGCAAGCGGGTGACGAACCCCGTCACCGGCGACGACGTGCTCGTGCTGCCCGCTGGCTTCGTCGACGCCGACAACGCGACGGGCGTCGTGATGTCCGTCCCGGCGCACTCGCCCGACGACTACCTCGCGCTGCAGGAGGCGAAGGAAGCGGCCGACGACATGGCCGAGTACGGCATCGACGCCGACGAGGTCCGCGGAATCGAGCCGGTCCCCATCCTCACCATCGAGGGCTACGGCGACATCCCCGCGAAGGACGCCGTCGAGTCCGCCGGCATCGACTCCTCCGAGGACCCCGGGCTGAAGGCGGTCACGCAGGACCTCTACAACGCCGAGTTCCACTCGGGCGAGCTGCTCGACAGCTACGGCGAGTTCGCCGGTGGCGTCGTCGAGGACGTGCGCGACGAGTTCAAGCAGTCCTATCTGGGTACTGCCTTCGGCACGATGCAGGAGTTCTCCGAGGAGGTCGTCTGTCGCTGCGGCGGCGACGTCGAGGTCGCCCAGCAGGACACCTGGTTCCTCCGCTACAACGACCCCGACTGGAAGGGGAAGACCCACGAGGCCGTCGCGAACCTCGACGCCATCCCGGAGAACACCCGCGAGCAGTACGACCACACCATCGACTGGCTCAACGAGTGGCCCTGCATCCGGAACTACGGGCTGGGCACCCGCCTGCCGTGGGACCAGGACTTCGTCATCGAGCCGCTGTCGGACTCGACGCTGTACATGTCGTACTACACCATCGCCCACCGCATCGACGAGGTCGAGCCCGAGGCGATGGACCGGGAGTTCTTCGACACGCTGTTCTACGGCCCCGAGGCCGTCGACGACCCCGACGAGACCGCCCTCTCCCTGCGCGAGGAGTGGGACTACTGGTACCCCGTCGACTACCGCTGCTCGGCGAACGACCTGGTGAACAACCACCTGACGTTCTACCTGTTCCACCACGCCGAGCTGTTCGACCAGCCGAACTGGCCCCAGGGCATCACCGTGATGGGCATGGGCCTGCTGGAGGGCGAGAAGATGTCCTCCTCGAAGGGCCACGTCGTCCTCCCCGGCGAGGCCATCGACCGGTACGGGGCCGACACCGTCCGGTTCTTCCTGATGAACTCCGCGGAGCCGTGGCAGGACTTCGACTGGCGCGCGGACCAGGTGACGAGCACGCGCGACCAGCTCGACCGCTTCTGGCGGCGCGCCGAGGAGCTCATCGGCGACGGCGACGTGCCGGAACCGGTCGACGCGAGCGACGCCGACGACCTCCAGCGCATCGACCGCTGGCTGCTCTCGAAGCTGCAGGACACCATCGGGATCGTCACCGAGTCGATGGAGAACTTCGAGACCCGGTCGGCGAGCCAGGCCGCCTTCTACGACTTCCAGGAGAACCTGCGCTGGTACCGCCGACGTACCGACACCGAGCGCGAGGGCGCACGGCGCACCCGCCGGACCGTGCTGGAGGCCCGCCTGCGGATGCTCGCGCCGTTCGTCCCCTACATGGCGAACGACCTCCACGAGCAGCTCGCGGGCGAGCCCGCCGAGGACGCCCCGTGGCCGTCGGTCGACGAGGCGCTGGTCGACCCGCAGGTCGAGGTCGAGGAGTCCCTCGTCGCGGACCTCACCGACGACGTGCGCGACATCGTCGACGTGACCGACACCGACCCCGAGACCGTCCGCGTCTACGTCGCCGCCGACTGGAAGCACGACGTGTTCGCACAGGTCGTCGACACCGGCCCCGACGTGGGTGCGGTGATGGGCCAGGTCATGTCGGACCCTGACCTGCGCGAGAGGGGCGACGCGGTCAACGACCTCGTGCAGGACCTCGTCGCGTTCGTCCGCGAGCGCGACGACGGGACGCTGGAGACGCTGGCCGGCCTCGACGAGGCCGCCGTGTACGCCGAGGCGCTCGACGCGCTCGAACGCGAGTACGACGCCACCGTCGAACTCTACCGCGAGGACGACGACGACGTGGTCGACCCCGGCGGGAAGGCCGGACAGGCCATCCCGTTCCGGCCGGCGGTCCACATCGAGTAG
- the leuS gene encoding leucine--tRNA ligase yields MPQQTQQTEFDHTRIERRWQDRWDDADVFQVPDDADDPTYVLAMFPYTSGELHMGHVRNYAITDAYARYRRMRGETVLHPMGWDAFGLPAENAALERDTDPDAWTRRCIERMREQFESLGFGYDWDREVTTCDPDYYRWNQWLFARFREAGLVEREASAVNWCPGCETVLADEQVEGAAPTASTSGDGDGVCWRCDSPVAARELDQWFLRITDYADELLDDIDRLDDWPAGVRDRQRNWIGRTEGAEVPFPVQTPDGEREMTAFTTRLDTIHGATFVALAPDHPLAEAAAERDSEVAHFVENVADPDADDPQGVVTDMTATNPATGEELPVYVADFVLSDVGTGALMAVPAHDERDHAFATAHDLDIRPVVEPADGSEVDVLEAAFSDDGVLVNSGEYDGLDSAAARERLVADLPGAEATTQYRLRDWGISRQRYWGTPIPVVHCDDCGPVTVPDEDLPVELPEFVHTTGNPLDAATEWKQTACPECGADAVRETDTMDTFVDSSWYYLRFVAPDLTDAPFDTDRANDWLPVDEYVGGDEHAVMHLLYARFVTKALADLGLLDHREPFDAVLTQGMVQGEDGAKMSKSGDNGVSPERIVSEFGADTARLFVLRAARPAKDFAWREEGVRSSHRLLQRLYRLSTTVSGDVEGDFDSPAAAYVAHEVDATVAAATDAYESMRFERAVREMTDLFELLTRYRERDENEPGVVARGVAAVVRLLAPIAPHVCEEAWRELGHEGFVATADWPTAEHEMDDHERDRSLVENTRSDVRQILDVADIDDPAAIDVVVAPAWKYRALELARGIDDGDVVGAVMADPELRQQGEAAASFAKDLAAEHPGLDASLGADRERTVLGRAAWLVEDEFDAPVRVLSPDEADDGLASKARPGRPAIHVHED; encoded by the coding sequence ATGCCACAACAGACGCAGCAGACGGAGTTCGACCACACACGAATCGAGCGACGATGGCAGGACCGCTGGGACGACGCCGACGTGTTCCAGGTCCCGGACGACGCCGACGACCCGACGTACGTGCTCGCGATGTTCCCCTACACCTCCGGCGAGCTCCACATGGGTCACGTCCGGAACTACGCCATCACCGACGCCTACGCGAGATACCGCCGGATGCGAGGCGAGACGGTGCTCCACCCGATGGGCTGGGACGCGTTCGGCCTGCCCGCCGAGAACGCCGCGCTGGAGCGCGACACCGACCCCGACGCCTGGACGCGCCGCTGCATCGAGCGGATGCGCGAGCAGTTCGAGTCGCTGGGCTTCGGCTACGACTGGGACCGCGAGGTCACCACCTGCGACCCCGACTACTACCGGTGGAACCAGTGGCTGTTCGCCCGGTTCCGCGAGGCCGGCCTCGTCGAGCGCGAGGCCAGCGCGGTCAACTGGTGTCCCGGCTGCGAGACGGTGCTCGCCGACGAACAGGTCGAAGGAGCGGCCCCGACGGCGTCCACGAGCGGCGACGGCGACGGCGTCTGCTGGCGCTGTGACTCCCCCGTAGCGGCCCGGGAGCTGGACCAGTGGTTCCTGCGCATCACCGACTACGCCGACGAGCTGCTGGACGACATCGACCGGCTGGACGACTGGCCCGCCGGCGTGCGCGACCGCCAGCGCAACTGGATCGGCCGCACCGAGGGTGCCGAGGTGCCCTTCCCCGTCCAGACGCCCGACGGCGAACGCGAGATGACCGCCTTCACGACCCGGCTGGACACCATCCACGGCGCGACCTTCGTCGCGCTCGCGCCGGACCACCCGCTGGCCGAGGCCGCCGCCGAGCGCGATTCCGAGGTGGCGCACTTCGTCGAGAACGTGGCCGACCCCGACGCCGACGACCCCCAGGGCGTCGTGACCGACATGACCGCCACGAACCCCGCGACCGGCGAGGAGCTACCCGTCTACGTCGCCGACTTCGTCCTGAGCGACGTGGGCACGGGCGCGCTGATGGCCGTGCCCGCCCACGATGAGCGCGACCACGCGTTCGCGACGGCGCACGACCTCGACATCCGGCCGGTGGTCGAGCCCGCAGACGGAAGCGAGGTCGACGTACTGGAGGCCGCATTCAGCGACGACGGCGTGCTCGTCAACTCCGGCGAGTACGACGGGCTGGACAGCGCCGCCGCTCGCGAGCGGCTGGTCGCTGACCTGCCCGGTGCCGAGGCGACGACACAGTACCGGCTGCGCGACTGGGGCATCTCCCGCCAACGGTACTGGGGGACGCCGATTCCGGTCGTCCACTGCGACGACTGCGGCCCGGTCACGGTACCGGACGAGGACCTGCCGGTCGAGCTCCCCGAGTTCGTCCACACGACGGGGAACCCGCTGGACGCCGCTACGGAGTGGAAGCAGACCGCCTGTCCGGAGTGCGGTGCCGACGCCGTCCGCGAGACGGACACGATGGACACGTTCGTCGACTCCTCGTGGTACTACCTGCGGTTCGTCGCACCCGACCTGACGGACGCACCGTTCGACACCGACCGTGCGAACGACTGGCTGCCGGTGGACGAGTACGTCGGTGGCGACGAACACGCCGTCATGCACCTGCTGTACGCCCGGTTCGTGACGAAGGCGCTCGCCGACCTGGGGCTACTCGACCACCGCGAGCCGTTCGACGCAGTGCTCACGCAGGGGATGGTGCAGGGTGAAGATGGCGCGAAGATGTCCAAGTCGGGCGACAACGGCGTCTCCCCGGAGCGCATCGTCTCGGAGTTCGGCGCGGACACCGCCCGGCTGTTCGTCCTGCGGGCGGCCCGTCCGGCCAAGGACTTCGCGTGGCGCGAGGAGGGCGTCCGTTCGAGCCACCGGCTGCTCCAGCGACTCTACCGGCTGTCGACCACGGTGTCGGGCGACGTCGAAGGCGACTTCGACAGCCCGGCCGCCGCGTACGTCGCCCACGAAGTCGACGCGACGGTCGCCGCTGCCACCGACGCCTACGAGTCGATGCGGTTCGAGCGCGCCGTCCGCGAGATGACGGACCTGTTCGAGCTGCTGACCCGGTACCGGGAGCGCGACGAAAACGAGCCCGGTGTCGTCGCTCGCGGCGTCGCCGCCGTCGTGCGACTGCTGGCCCCGATCGCCCCGCACGTCTGCGAGGAGGCGTGGCGTGAACTCGGCCACGAGGGGTTCGTCGCGACGGCCGACTGGCCGACAGCGGAGCACGAGATGGACGACCACGAGCGAGACCGGTCGCTGGTCGAGAACACCCGGAGCGACGTGCGCCAGATACTCGACGTGGCCGACATCGACGACCCGGCCGCCATCGACGTGGTCGTCGCGCCGGCGTGGAAGTACCGCGCACTGGAGCTCGCCCGCGGCATCGACGATGGCGACGTGGTCGGCGCGGTGATGGCCGACCCGGAACTGCGCCAACAGGGCGAGGCGGCTGCCAGCTTCGCGAAGGACCTCGCGGCCGAGCATCCCGGGCTGGACGCGTCGCTCGGCGCTGACCGGGAGCGCACCGTCCTGGGGCGGGCCGCGTGGCTGGTCGAGGACGAGTTCGACGCGCCGGTACGGGTGCTGTCGCCCGACGAGGCCGACGACGGATTGGCGTCGAAGGCACGGCCCGGGCGGCCCGCGATTCACGTCCACGAGGACTAA
- a CDS encoding DUF2237 family protein, with amino-acid sequence MSDDHDDRNVHGEPLDPCCSTPPTGYLRDGCCRHVEEDLGRHEICAVVTQEFLEYSREQGNDLVTPRPELEFPGLHPGDRWCLCLGRWLEAKEDGVAPPVDLSATNEAVLDSVELETLEEYAAES; translated from the coding sequence ATGAGCGACGACCACGACGACCGGAACGTCCACGGCGAGCCGCTCGACCCCTGCTGTTCGACACCACCCACTGGCTACCTGCGCGACGGCTGCTGTCGCCACGTCGAGGAGGACCTCGGCCGTCACGAGATCTGTGCGGTCGTCACGCAGGAGTTCCTCGAGTACAGCCGCGAGCAGGGCAACGACCTCGTGACGCCCCGTCCGGAACTGGAGTTCCCCGGGCTCCATCCGGGCGACCGCTGGTGTCTCTGTCTCGGGCGCTGGCTGGAGGCGAAGGAGGACGGTGTCGCACCGCCGGTCGACCTGTCGGCGACGAACGAGGCGGTGCTGGATTCGGTCGAACTGGAGACGTTGGAGGAGTACGCGGCGGAGTCGTAA
- a CDS encoding Hsp20/alpha crystallin family protein produces MRRNPFEELEEMFDRMGRQFEQRGMPTLESVPVDMQDHGDEYEIVADVPGYDTEDIELTFSEGAITIDASREEETEEEDDGHYVHRERHSSVSRSIRLPEAVDEEAISASYRNGTLTVTAPKAEADEGHRIDID; encoded by the coding sequence ATGCGACGGAATCCGTTCGAGGAGCTAGAGGAGATGTTCGACCGCATGGGCCGACAGTTCGAGCAGCGCGGCATGCCGACGCTCGAATCGGTGCCGGTCGACATGCAGGACCACGGCGACGAGTACGAGATCGTCGCGGACGTCCCTGGGTACGACACCGAGGACATCGAACTCACGTTCTCCGAGGGTGCAATCACCATCGACGCGAGCCGCGAGGAGGAAACCGAAGAGGAGGATGATGGCCACTACGTCCACCGCGAGCGCCACAGTTCGGTCAGTCGCAGCATCCGGCTCCCCGAGGCTGTCGACGAGGAGGCCATCAGCGCGAGCTACCGGAACGGCACCCTCACGGTCACCGCGCCGAAGGCCGAGGCGGACGAGGGCCACCGCATCGACATCGACTGA
- a CDS encoding ornithine cyclodeaminase family protein — MQTLLLGSDDVDENAQMPEVIGAVEDAFAAYEHGNAQMPAKSYIDLPEYNGDFRSMPAYLNAKTWDAAGIKWVNVHPDNPDYHDLPTVMGTMIYSDPETAFPLAIMDGTELTMKRTGAAAAVATDHLAVPDATSLGIVGAGVQSYTQLDAIAEVRPIEEVVVSDVREEAVERFVDRYDDEFDVRGGSISEAGHCDVLSTVTPVEEPLVSADDLGEHTHINAMGADAEGKHEIADEVLLAAKLVIDDYKQCTHSGEINVPWHAGVLDDDDIYGEIGQIVTGERPGRTDEDGVTVFDSTGLAIQDVATAHVVFEHADENDNGTPFDLLGLGN; from the coding sequence ATGCAGACGCTTCTTCTGGGCAGCGACGACGTGGACGAAAACGCGCAGATGCCCGAGGTCATCGGCGCGGTCGAGGACGCGTTCGCAGCCTACGAACACGGGAACGCACAGATGCCGGCGAAGTCGTACATCGACCTGCCGGAGTACAACGGCGACTTCCGGTCGATGCCGGCCTACCTCAACGCGAAGACGTGGGACGCCGCAGGCATCAAGTGGGTGAACGTCCACCCGGACAACCCGGACTACCACGACCTCCCCACGGTGATGGGGACGATGATCTACTCCGACCCCGAGACGGCGTTCCCCCTCGCCATCATGGACGGCACCGAGCTGACGATGAAGCGCACGGGCGCGGCCGCCGCCGTCGCCACGGACCACCTCGCCGTTCCCGACGCGACCAGCCTCGGTATCGTCGGCGCTGGCGTCCAGTCGTACACGCAGCTCGACGCCATCGCCGAGGTCCGACCCATCGAGGAGGTCGTCGTCAGCGACGTGCGCGAGGAGGCCGTCGAGCGGTTCGTCGACCGCTACGACGACGAGTTCGACGTCCGCGGCGGCTCCATCAGCGAGGCCGGCCACTGCGACGTGCTCTCCACCGTGACCCCCGTCGAGGAGCCGCTCGTCTCCGCCGACGACCTCGGCGAGCACACCCACATCAACGCCATGGGTGCCGACGCCGAGGGCAAACACGAGATCGCCGACGAGGTGCTGCTGGCCGCGAAGCTCGTCATCGACGACTACAAGCAGTGCACCCACTCCGGCGAGATCAACGTCCCGTGGCACGCCGGCGTGCTCGACGACGACGACATCTACGGCGAGATCGGCCAGATCGTGACCGGCGAGCGCCCGGGCCGCACCGACGAGGACGGCGTCACCGTCTTCGACTCCACCGGCCTCGCCATCCAGGACGTCGCCACCGCCCACGTCGTCTTCGAGCACGCCGACGAGAACGACAACGGCACGCCCTTCGACCTGCTCGGGCTCGGGAACTGA
- a CDS encoding CBS domain-containing protein — protein sequence MRVREIMSEQPVSVDEDEPVRTAAETMVDEHIGCVVVTRQGGARPYKVGILTKSDVLELECEHRTDAEERSTLGLVLDRLRSSNPSLLDEVTVGEVMSSPLVTVSPKTSVEEVIQRMQAEGVRHVVVTEKLQAVGIVTPTDVMEHHPEAIELARRLGGRGPDWGDQ from the coding sequence ATGCGGGTCCGCGAGATCATGTCGGAACAGCCGGTCAGCGTCGACGAGGACGAGCCGGTGCGGACCGCAGCCGAGACGATGGTCGACGAACACATCGGGTGCGTCGTCGTGACCCGCCAGGGCGGCGCGAGGCCGTACAAGGTCGGCATCCTCACGAAGAGCGACGTGCTCGAACTCGAGTGCGAGCACCGGACGGACGCCGAGGAACGCTCGACGCTCGGTCTGGTGCTCGACCGACTCCGCAGTTCGAACCCGAGCCTGCTGGACGAGGTGACCGTCGGCGAGGTGATGAGTTCGCCGCTGGTGACGGTCTCGCCGAAGACCTCCGTGGAGGAGGTGATACAGCGGATGCAGGCCGAGGGCGTCCGCCACGTCGTCGTCACCGAGAAGCTCCAGGCGGTCGGCATCGTGACGCCGACCGACGTGATGGAGCACCACCCCGAGGCGATCGAGCTGGCGCGCCGGCTCGGCGGCCGCGGGCCGGACTGGGGCGACCAGTGA
- a CDS encoding right-handed parallel beta-helix repeat-containing protein, translating to MVIEADDVTFDGDGHLVEGQSRSGTVGILIRGADGVTVEDVEVREWGNGIELEYKSPGTRNVRIVDSHVTDNVRTGIRGDDVGKTTIRATHVGDNGVGIHFSVSSTLAVHDTDIYDNDGRGIYLDDTSRASIEGNEIFDNGGQGIYTIDLGADVVDNEVSGNAMTGIHVDADNNARLYEISGNEAWDNGEHGIVVREIAETEVSDNEVRGNDVDGILLVDFHDGEVIDNEARKNGDDGLHVLKESTGSFGGDSNVIENNVLEENDDDGLFVEFSSENVVENNEMTGNGDDGVQFSGTEDNELVDNEVTDNDDDGARFVEANDNDVVGNTIEENDDDGLDLENSDDNDIEENSICGNGDSQIVDDATSTGNDYDDNDVASRC from the coding sequence ATCGTCATCGAGGCGGACGACGTCACGTTCGACGGCGACGGCCACCTGGTCGAGGGGCAGTCCCGCTCGGGCACCGTCGGCATCCTGATCCGTGGCGCCGACGGGGTCACCGTCGAGGACGTCGAGGTTCGCGAGTGGGGCAACGGCATCGAGCTCGAGTACAAGTCGCCGGGCACCCGGAACGTGAGAATCGTCGACAGCCACGTCACCGACAACGTCCGCACCGGCATCCGCGGGGACGACGTGGGTAAGACGACGATCCGCGCCACCCACGTCGGGGACAACGGCGTCGGCATCCACTTCAGCGTGTCGAGCACGCTCGCCGTCCACGACACCGACATATACGACAACGACGGCCGCGGCATCTACCTCGACGACACCTCCAGGGCGAGCATCGAGGGGAACGAGATCTTCGACAACGGCGGCCAGGGCATCTACACCATCGACCTCGGCGCCGACGTCGTCGACAACGAGGTCTCCGGAAACGCCATGACCGGCATCCACGTCGATGCTGACAACAACGCCCGGCTCTACGAAATCTCCGGCAACGAGGCCTGGGACAACGGCGAGCACGGCATCGTCGTCCGCGAGATCGCCGAGACCGAGGTCTCCGACAACGAGGTTCGGGGCAACGACGTCGACGGCATCCTGCTCGTCGACTTCCACGACGGCGAGGTCATCGACAACGAAGCCCGGAAGAACGGCGACGACGGCCTCCACGTCCTCAAGGAGTCGACCGGGTCCTTCGGTGGTGACTCGAACGTCATCGAGAACAACGTCCTCGAGGAGAACGACGACGACGGCCTCTTCGTCGAGTTCTCGTCCGAGAATGTCGTCGAGAACAACGAGATGACCGGCAACGGTGACGACGGCGTCCAGTTCTCCGGCACCGAGGACAACGAACTCGTCGACAACGAGGTCACCGACAACGACGACGACGGCGCCCGCTTCGTCGAGGCGAACGACAACGACGTCGTCGGGAACACCATCGAGGAGAACGACGACGACGGCCTGGACCTCGAGAACTCGGACGACAACGACATCGAGGAGAACTCCATCTGCGGCAACGGCGACTCCCAGATCGTCGACGACGCCACCTCCACCGGCAACGACTACGACGACAACGACGTCGCCAGTCGGTGCTGA
- the thsA gene encoding thermosome subunit alpha has translation MGNQPLIVLSEDSQRTSGKDAQSMNITAGKAVAESVRTTLGPKGMDKMLVDSTGGVVVTNDGVTILKEMDIEHPAANMIVEVAQTQEDEVGDGTTSAVVVSGELLKKAEDLLEQDVHATTIANGYRQAAEKAKELLEDAAIDVDADDRDYLEQIAATAMTGKGAESSKDLLAELVVDAVLAVQDEEGIDAENIKIEKIVGGSVDDSELVDGVLLDKVRAHDNMPFFVEDANVAVVDDALEVRETEIDAEVNVTDPDQLQQFLDQEEKQLKEMVDTLVEAGADAVFVGDGIDDMAQHYLAQEGILAVRRVKDSDAKRIARATGARVVANVDDVEADDLGFAGRISQQDVGGDEQILIEDVEDAKSVTLLLRGGTEHVVDEVERAIDDSLGVVRTTIEDGTVLPGGGAPEVEVALQLRDFADSVGGREQLAVEAFADALEVIPRTLAENAGLDSIDSLVELRSRHDGGEYAAGLDAYSGDVIDMEEEGVVEPLRVKTQAIESATEAAVMLLRIDDVIAAGDLSGGQVDPDDGGDAGGPPAGGMGGGMGGMGGMGGMGGAM, from the coding sequence ATGGGTAATCAGCCCCTCATCGTTCTCTCCGAGGACAGTCAGCGAACGTCCGGCAAGGACGCGCAGTCGATGAACATCACGGCCGGAAAGGCCGTCGCAGAGTCCGTACGCACCACACTCGGCCCGAAAGGGATGGACAAGATGCTCGTCGACTCGACGGGCGGCGTCGTCGTCACGAACGACGGCGTGACCATCCTGAAGGAGATGGACATCGAGCACCCGGCGGCCAACATGATCGTCGAGGTCGCCCAGACCCAGGAGGACGAGGTCGGCGACGGCACCACCTCCGCCGTCGTCGTCTCCGGTGAGCTCCTCAAGAAGGCCGAGGACCTCCTCGAGCAGGACGTCCACGCGACCACCATCGCGAACGGCTACCGTCAGGCCGCCGAGAAGGCCAAGGAACTCCTCGAGGACGCCGCCATCGACGTCGACGCCGACGACCGCGACTACCTCGAGCAGATCGCCGCGACGGCGATGACCGGCAAGGGCGCGGAGTCCTCGAAGGACCTCCTCGCCGAGCTCGTCGTCGACGCCGTCCTCGCCGTCCAGGACGAGGAGGGAATCGACGCCGAGAACATCAAGATCGAGAAGATCGTCGGCGGCTCCGTCGACGACTCCGAGCTCGTGGACGGCGTCCTCCTCGACAAGGTCCGCGCACACGACAACATGCCGTTCTTCGTCGAGGACGCGAACGTCGCCGTCGTCGACGACGCACTCGAGGTCCGCGAGACCGAGATCGACGCCGAGGTCAACGTCACGGACCCGGACCAGCTCCAGCAGTTCCTCGACCAGGAGGAGAAGCAGCTCAAGGAGATGGTCGACACGCTCGTCGAGGCCGGTGCCGACGCCGTCTTCGTCGGTGACGGCATCGACGACATGGCCCAGCACTACCTCGCCCAGGAGGGCATCCTCGCGGTCCGCCGCGTGAAGGACTCCGACGCGAAGCGCATCGCCCGCGCGACCGGCGCTCGCGTCGTCGCCAACGTCGACGACGTCGAGGCCGACGACCTCGGCTTCGCCGGCCGCATCAGCCAGCAGGACGTCGGCGGCGACGAGCAGATCCTCATCGAGGACGTCGAGGACGCCAAGTCCGTCACGCTCCTGCTCCGCGGCGGCACCGAGCACGTCGTCGACGAGGTCGAGCGCGCAATCGACGACAGCCTCGGCGTGGTCCGCACGACCATCGAGGACGGCACCGTCCTCCCCGGCGGCGGCGCACCCGAGGTCGAGGTCGCACTCCAGCTCCGCGACTTCGCCGACTCCGTCGGCGGCCGCGAGCAGCTGGCCGTCGAGGCCTTCGCCGACGCACTCGAGGTCATCCCGCGCACGCTCGCCGAGAACGCGGGTCTCGACTCCATCGACAGCCTCGTCGAGCTCCGCTCCCGCCACGACGGCGGCGAGTACGCGGCCGGTCTCGACGCCTACTCCGGCGACGTCATCGACATGGAGGAGGAGGGCGTCGTCGAGCCGCTCCGCGTGAAGACCCAGGCCATCGAGAGCGCCACCGAGGCGGCCGTCATGCTCCTGCGCATCGACGACGTCATCGCCGCGGGCGACCTCTCCGGCGGTCAGGTCGACCCCGACGACGGCGGCGACGCCGGCGGCCCGCCCGCAGGCGGCATGGGCGGCGGCATGGGCGGCATGGGCGGTATGGGCGGCATGGGCGGCGCGATGTAA